The Faecalibacterium prausnitzii genome includes a window with the following:
- a CDS encoding YbbR-like domain-containing protein translates to MSNEPNKSGTKPAIQHSKSILDDRRIRLLLAVVGAIVAWMVVTIVVQPGTTKTIANVPVDFTYDSAAYTSRGLSIVSAPEKYVTLKVSGDGYAIGSLTASDFVVYPDWSGVRDSGEKTLHLQVRGVNGLLNGVTVSIEGGDNSVDVVFDVVEEKTVPITVTTNYLTIADGYILYGTELSKESVTLSGPSTEIDKVTTCTAEVTHNGELTESVTLDTALRFYTNSGSEVKFAYTTLEESSVEVTLQVYKMATLPVSVSFINAPRDFDDSVLTYTLSKKTLNVAGPASQIDKMSTLSVGTIDLSTFSLNKVYEMPIELPSDIRLLDNISTITVSFDSSKLETKTLNLPAACVQVVNLPSTYTLTVETERLMNVTLCGPAGAMEALTPEQVVIEIDADDFAVAIGQQNIACRLYVPSNGKIFALGSYVIQCKIESN, encoded by the coding sequence ATGAGCAACGAGCCGAACAAGAGCGGCACAAAGCCTGCCATCCAGCACAGCAAGAGCATCCTGGACGACCGCCGCATCCGGTTGCTGCTGGCCGTCGTGGGTGCCATCGTGGCCTGGATGGTCGTCACCATCGTGGTCCAGCCCGGCACCACCAAGACCATCGCCAATGTGCCGGTGGATTTCACCTACGACTCCGCCGCGTACACCTCCCGCGGCCTGAGCATTGTCAGCGCCCCGGAAAAATACGTCACTCTGAAAGTTTCCGGCGACGGCTACGCCATCGGCAGCCTCACGGCATCCGATTTCGTCGTCTACCCGGACTGGTCCGGTGTGCGCGACAGCGGCGAGAAGACCCTGCATCTGCAGGTGCGGGGCGTCAACGGCCTGCTGAACGGCGTCACCGTCTCCATCGAGGGCGGCGACAACAGCGTGGACGTGGTCTTTGATGTGGTGGAGGAAAAGACGGTCCCCATCACGGTGACCACCAACTACCTGACCATTGCCGATGGATATATTTTGTATGGGACGGAGCTTTCGAAGGAGAGCGTGACCCTCTCCGGTCCCAGCACCGAGATCGACAAGGTGACCACCTGCACCGCCGAGGTGACCCACAACGGCGAGCTGACGGAATCCGTCACCCTCGATACCGCCCTGCGGTTCTACACCAACAGCGGCAGCGAAGTCAAGTTCGCGTACACCACGCTGGAAGAGTCGAGCGTGGAGGTCACGCTGCAGGTCTACAAGATGGCCACGCTGCCCGTCAGCGTCAGCTTCATCAACGCCCCGCGCGATTTTGACGACTCGGTGCTGACCTACACGCTGAGCAAGAAGACCCTGAACGTGGCGGGCCCGGCCAGCCAGATCGACAAGATGTCCACCCTGTCCGTCGGCACCATCGACCTGTCCACCTTCTCACTGAACAAGGTCTATGAAATGCCCATCGAGCTGCCCAGCGATATCCGCCTGCTGGACAACATCTCCACGATCACCGTCAGCTTCGATTCCTCCAAACTGGAGACCAAGACCCTGAATCTGCCCGCCGCGTGTGTGCAGGTGGTCAACCTGCCCTCCACCTATACCCTGACGGTGGAGACCGAGCGGCTGATGAACGTGACCCTTTGCGGCCCGGCGGGCGCGATGGAGGCCCTGACGCCGGAACAGGTCGTCATTGAGATCGACGCAGACGACTTCGCGGTGGCCATCGGCCAGCAGAACATCGCATGCAGACTGTATGTGCCGTCCAACGGCAAAATTTTCGCGCTGGGCAGCTATGTCATCCAGTGCAAGATCGAGAGCAACTAA
- the cdaA gene encoding diadenylate cyclase CdaA, with translation MTLNSIIANFQTFKLADLLDIIIIAFLIYQLLGIINRTRAGQLAKGALLVLAVYLVANVLNMRTVTWLLNSLLQVGLLTLVVLFQPEIRRALERMGQTDQWASKLFNVKGRYNDPSFKGAWRSAIIAICDAAERFSETKTGALIVLERSTNLSEIVRTGTPVNSAVNLEVLGTIFYEGTPLHDGAAIIENGRIKAAGCVLPLSNNLDLGKDMGTRHRACLGIAENSDAIAIVVSEETGIISMAKNGVLIRHFDRQTLYTRLVDEMIPKETASEKTDNSWKGRVKRLLSWVNQKEEDEQS, from the coding sequence CGGACCTTCTGGATATCATCATCATCGCGTTTCTGATCTATCAGCTGCTGGGCATCATCAACCGCACCCGCGCCGGGCAGCTGGCCAAGGGTGCCCTGCTGGTGCTGGCCGTCTATCTGGTGGCGAACGTGCTCAACATGCGCACGGTCACATGGCTGCTCAACTCGCTGCTGCAGGTCGGCCTGCTGACGCTGGTCGTGCTGTTCCAGCCGGAGATCCGCCGTGCGTTGGAACGGATGGGCCAGACCGACCAGTGGGCCTCGAAGCTCTTCAATGTGAAGGGCCGCTACAACGACCCCAGCTTCAAGGGGGCCTGGCGCAGCGCCATCATTGCCATCTGCGACGCCGCCGAGCGCTTTTCCGAGACCAAGACCGGCGCGCTCATCGTGCTGGAGCGCAGCACCAATCTTTCTGAGATCGTCCGCACCGGCACACCGGTGAACAGCGCGGTCAACCTGGAAGTGCTGGGCACCATCTTCTACGAGGGCACCCCCCTGCACGACGGTGCCGCCATCATCGAGAACGGCCGCATCAAGGCAGCGGGCTGTGTACTGCCGCTGTCCAATAACCTGGACCTTGGCAAGGATATGGGCACCCGCCACCGCGCCTGTCTGGGCATCGCGGAGAACTCCGACGCCATCGCCATCGTCGTCAGCGAAGAGACGGGCATCATCTCCATGGCCAAGAACGGCGTCCTCATCCGCCACTTTGACCGCCAGACCCTGTACACCCGTCTGGTGGATGAGATGATCCCCAAGGAGACCGCCAGCGAAAAGACCGACAACAGCTGGAAGGGCAGAGTCAAGCGCCTGCTGAGCTGGGTGAACCAGAAAGAGGAGGACGAGCAGTCATGA